The sequence TCAAATGCCTTACTCAATTTCTCCCAGGTCAACTCTGCCCAATAGTTTTTTCGTTGACCATATTTATATGTATAGACCCTTTTCTCAAAATCCGCTACATTAAGTCTATTATCATTATCACGAGAAGATACATTATAAAGCTGCTCTATCTCTAAAAACCTTAGATTTTCGGTGAGGTTTACACATTTCATTATATCCTCTTCTTGAACCTTTAGTAATTTTTCAAATAAGGTCGCTCTTTCACTCCTTTCTAATAAAGGAATTTGAATCCTGGCAACCTTGGGGTTATTTTCCCATAATTCATTGGGAATATAATCAAGACAGTGTGTAATGAAGACAAGATATTGATTTTTTGTCAGTTCTTCAATGAGATTTTGTAATGCTACGATAATCTTCTTCTCCTCTTCTGAATAAATATTCTTCTCAGGGTTACTTATCAATTTCTCAGCCCAGTTAATTATATAACAAGATGAAAGATTCTTCTCTCTTCTTCTGCGATATGCCTCTCTCAACCCAAAGATATCCTGAATAAGTTTTGAATCTGCCGAGCCTGTGATGGTATCATCAGAGGAATCAGAACTGGAGTGAATAATCCTCTCTTTATTAACAATATCGTATTGGCTTAAAATATAAGGGGATGGTAATACCTTCTTGATAGAGTTCATAAGATAGTCCATAAGGGTAGTAGAGGTAAAATCAGGTATTTCCTCATCTGGTTGATAGAGGTATTTATCAGAGGTATTACCTGATATAATTATCAGATTCTTTATCTTCAAATAATCCTCAAATTCCTGTTGCCATCTTGGTTTAGTCATGTTTATTCTCCTCCTTAGTTCACCTTTTTTATCTTATCCATAATTTTACGAGCAAGGCTCAAAAATGTATCCTTTAACTCTTTAATATCTACCGTGACAAGCATATCCACAGGCCATTGAGAAATACTATCGGGAAAAATCCTTACTTTTTCCAGGGCTACAGTTAACCAATAAAGATCAAAACCAGGGTCTTTTTGTTTTGCCAGCTCTAACAAGTGCCAAATATCTTCTTTCTTTAATATGAAAAACAAATCTATTGCATCTCTAGGTTCGGCTCTACCAAAGAAGGCAAGTAGTTTGTCAACAATTATATCCGTCCAATCCCTAACCTTAACCCCAAAGATTGAGGAAAGGGATGGAGCAAATCTAAAAGGGGAGTCATAGGCTAAATGAATTATTGTTTCTTCTTCCTTTTTACCCAATTTAAACTCAACGAATGTTTGAAATTTACGCCTCGCAACTACCGAAAATCCCTCTTTTTCTAATCTTGTTTCCATTGCTTCAGAAAATGGGAGAATTAAGTCATTTTTAGAGGTAAAAAAATCAAGGTCATAAGATAGTCTATGACCCAGATAGAATTCCGAAAGGGCAGTTCCACCTGAGAGATAAAAATTTTCATAGTCAGGAATTTGAGAAAATAGAGACAAAATTTCCTTTTGAAGATTTGTTATTATTCTTTTACCTTCCAGCATTGAAGTAATTCTCCCAAACCTTTTTTATTTCTATAGGCAAATCTAATTCAGAGAGAAGCCTTTTTATTTCACCCCAGTCTAACTCAGCAATATCCTCTGCCCTCCCGTGTGTTAATACTTGTTTAATATACCACTTCCTCTGCCAGGGGTCATTAAGGTCAATCTCTTTATTGGTTGACCAAACTATATATCTCTTTGGTCTTATCTTCATTTATAAAAACCTCCTCATTCCTAAGCTAAAACGTATGTGTTTAGTGAGCTTTGTTTAGTGTTTAGTGAAATTTGATAACCATTTTTATCACTAAACTCTAAACCCTCAACTCTACCCTCTCTCCATAGTTTTTAACACCTCAGGTTGCGGTATTGCGGTTTCGTATTTATCCTCTGGTTTCCCTGTTTGCAATTCCCTTTTAAACTCACTATTCAGCCCAAATCTTTCCTTAAGCAATCGTGAGACCTTTTTATATTCTACCTCACAATTCTCCAGGGAAATCTTTGAATCAGAAGCTATCTCTCCCTTAAGTGGGATATAAAAGTCCACATCCCCATAGTAGGCACTATGAAAGACTATAGTGATTCGGCTATTTAAGTCCCCTTCTTTTTCGTAAGCAAGCTCAGTTTTTATCCTAAAGCCTAATTCTTTAAAGACCTCCTTCAGACTATTTACAAAATAGAGCCTTTTTTCCTGCAATTTATCTTTTTCTGTTGATTCTAAAGCAGTAGCCTCAATCTTATCTATAAGTTCCCTGGTTTGCATTAGGAGTTCTTTTAATATTTGGGTAGAGACCACTTCTTTTTGCTTTAAAGCCTCTTTATAATCAAATAAGTGCTTTGTAAGTTCCTCTTTCTGCTCATTTAAATCTTTATGTTCCTGAGTTTCCCATCGTTGCAAAGTTGTATCATTCTCTTTAAGGAGATTACTAATTTTTTCAAGCTCAAGTTCTACCTCCACAATATCCTTATCTACACTCTTGAGTTCATAGATTTGCCGGTTTACTGTTTCCAATTCAGATTCAATTCTATTGCTTTTTGTCTCGGTATTGGAGATTACTTTATCCATATCTTGAAGGGTGTTTAGAGCTACTGAGGTAGGACTCTCAGGAAGTTCGGGTAAAAAACCTGTAATTTCCTCAATATCTGTTTGCCTGGATTTGACGGTTTCCATATATTGATTGAGGCAACTTATAGTAGCCTCAATCTTTGCAGAAGATTTTTCTTTTTCAATTCGCTGAAATAATCTTTCAACCTGGCTCTTAAGTAAGTTTATCTTATTTACAGCTTTAGTCTTCTGATTCCTAATGGCAAAGAGAAGATTTACCCTTGGGTCATAAGTAATAGATGACCTTTTATATCCACTCATATTTCACCTCTCTAACGGGGTTTGCCCATTATGGGAATATGTTACCAAAATCTTTCTCTATTGTCAACAAAGATTTTTAACTGAGCACCAAAAAGGGCAAAAACCTGTTCCCTGATTTTCATCAGGGCAGGCTCTGACAGGTTTAAGGACAACAACTATATCCCCCTTATCTGCTACCTTTTCCTGACTTTGACAATTTTAAGAGGGATAGATTTCCAAACCTATTGAAAAATAAGGAAGTCGGTTATAGCTTTGCGATTATCTTAATATGTTTATCCGAGTTGAAAATTCTACCTCATCCTTCATTTAATGTCCCATAGGGACAATATATCGGTAGAAATAAATCTCATACAAATAATGTCCCATAGGGACAATATATCGGTAAATGGCTTTCCATAAATTTCGACCTGTGCGGTTAAATGTAAAATGGATAATGTCCAATGAGAAATGTCCAATAAAAATGTATAACTGAAAGGTAATGAGTCTTGCGAAGTCCTAAAATTTCCCATTTTTCATTTCCTATTTTACATTTTACATTTATTTTTCCTTTGCGTCTCTGCGATGAATTA is a genomic window of bacterium containing:
- a CDS encoding nucleotidyl transferase AbiEii/AbiGii toxin family protein is translated as MLEGKRIITNLQKEILSLFSQIPDYENFYLSGGTALSEFYLGHRLSYDLDFFTSKNDLILPFSEAMETRLEKEGFSVVARRKFQTFVEFKLGKKEEETIIHLAYDSPFRFAPSLSSIFGVKVRDWTDIIVDKLLAFFGRAEPRDAIDLFFILKKEDIWHLLELAKQKDPGFDLYWLTVALEKVRIFPDSISQWPVDMLVTVDIKELKDTFLSLARKIMDKIKKVN